In Streptomyces sp. NBC_01551, one DNA window encodes the following:
- the glmS gene encoding glutamine--fructose-6-phosphate transaminase (isomerizing) — protein MCGIVGYIGKRDVAPLLLEGLQRLEYRGYDSAGIVVNTPKSSALKVVKAKGRVRELESRVPKRFAGTTGIAHTRWATHGAPSDINSHPHLDTDNKVAVVHNGIVDNADELRAKLVADGVVFISETDTEVIVHLIARSQADTLEEKVREAVKAIEGTYGIAVMHADFADRIVVARNGSPVVLGIGEKEMFVASDVAALIAHTRQIVTLDDGEMATLKADDFRTYTTSGATTTATPETVEWEAASYDMGGHDTYMHKEISEQSDAVDRVLRGRIDDRFNTVHLGGLNLDPREARGIRRVKILGCGTSYHAGLIGAGLIESLARIPADAEPASEFRYRNPVVDPDTLYIAVSQSGETYDVLAAVQELKRKGARVLGVVNVVGSAIARAADGGVYVHAGPEVCVVSTKCFTNTVVAFALLAVHLGRIRDLSVTDGKRIIEGLRKLPAQIQEILETEEDIKKLAAEYADAKSMMFIGRVRGYPVALEASLKLKEISYIHAEAYPASELKHGPLALIEPAMPTVAIVPDDDLLEKNRAALEEIKARSGRILAVAHREQEKADHTILVPKNEDELDPILMGIPLQLLAYHTALALGRDIDKPRNLAKSVTVE, from the coding sequence ATGTGCGGAATCGTGGGTTACATCGGCAAGCGCGACGTGGCGCCGCTGCTGCTGGAGGGTCTCCAGCGCCTTGAGTACCGCGGCTACGACTCGGCGGGCATCGTCGTCAACACGCCCAAGTCGTCGGCCCTGAAGGTCGTCAAGGCCAAGGGCCGCGTCCGCGAGCTGGAGTCCCGCGTCCCCAAGCGCTTCGCCGGCACCACCGGTATCGCCCACACCCGCTGGGCCACCCACGGCGCCCCGAGCGACATCAACTCCCACCCGCACCTGGACACCGACAACAAGGTCGCCGTCGTCCACAACGGCATCGTCGACAACGCCGACGAGCTGCGCGCCAAGCTGGTGGCCGACGGCGTCGTCTTCATCTCGGAGACCGACACCGAGGTCATCGTCCACCTCATCGCGCGCTCCCAGGCCGACACCCTGGAGGAGAAGGTCCGCGAGGCGGTCAAGGCGATCGAGGGCACCTACGGCATCGCCGTCATGCACGCCGACTTCGCCGACCGCATCGTCGTCGCCCGCAACGGCTCCCCCGTCGTCCTCGGCATCGGCGAGAAGGAGATGTTCGTCGCCTCGGACGTCGCCGCGCTGATCGCCCACACCCGCCAGATCGTCACCCTCGACGACGGCGAGATGGCCACCCTGAAGGCCGACGACTTCCGCACCTACACCACCAGCGGTGCCACCACCACCGCCACCCCGGAGACCGTGGAGTGGGAGGCCGCCTCCTACGACATGGGCGGTCACGACACCTACATGCACAAGGAGATCTCCGAGCAGTCCGACGCGGTCGACCGCGTCCTGCGCGGCCGGATCGACGACCGGTTCAACACCGTTCACCTGGGCGGCCTGAACCTGGACCCGCGCGAGGCGCGCGGCATCCGCCGGGTCAAGATCCTGGGCTGCGGCACCTCGTACCACGCGGGCCTCATCGGCGCCGGCCTCATCGAGAGCCTGGCCCGCATCCCCGCCGACGCCGAGCCGGCCTCCGAGTTCCGCTACCGCAACCCGGTCGTGGACCCCGACACCCTGTACATCGCGGTCTCCCAGTCCGGTGAGACGTACGACGTGCTCGCGGCGGTGCAGGAGCTCAAGCGCAAGGGCGCCCGCGTCCTCGGCGTGGTCAACGTGGTCGGTTCCGCGATCGCCCGCGCGGCCGACGGCGGCGTCTACGTGCACGCCGGCCCCGAGGTCTGCGTCGTCTCCACCAAGTGCTTCACCAACACGGTCGTGGCGTTCGCGCTGCTCGCCGTGCACCTGGGCCGCATCCGCGACCTGTCGGTCACCGACGGCAAGCGGATCATCGAGGGCCTGCGCAAGCTGCCCGCGCAGATCCAGGAGATCCTCGAGACCGAAGAGGACATCAAGAAGCTGGCGGCCGAGTACGCCGACGCCAAGTCGATGATGTTCATCGGCCGTGTCCGGGGTTACCCGGTGGCCCTGGAGGCCTCCCTCAAGCTGAAGGAGATCTCCTACATCCACGCCGAGGCCTACCCGGCCTCCGAGCTCAAGCACGGCCCGCTCGCGCTCATCGAGCCGGCGATGCCGACGGTCGCGATCGTCCCGGACGACGACCTGCTGGAGAAGAACCGCGCGGCGCTGGAGGAGATCAAGGCCCGCAGCGGCCGCATCCTGGCGGTGGCCCA